A section of the Kribbella voronezhensis genome encodes:
- a CDS encoding RraA family protein translates to MTVSETANANDLSSLYRHLRVVDVADALDGIGYFDIGLMSPDVRPLWLGMKFWGQAATIRAVPSNRPMWKLESTQDIVEAHRIWFEETGNVKLPDELPAGHVVVMDAGGGKEVGFWGSENGMGAVQRGAAGIVTDGYCRDTAEITAQRTPICSKARGRTIIPGRIKVVETQTTIACGGTQVSPGDMVGCDDDGVIVVPADVAEEVAVHARAILLADMRARRKHYDALGMKPDSSVDFDAVERYYAEL, encoded by the coding sequence ATGACTGTCAGCGAAACTGCCAACGCGAACGACCTGTCCAGCCTGTACCGGCACCTGCGGGTGGTGGACGTGGCCGATGCGCTCGACGGCATCGGCTACTTCGACATCGGGCTGATGTCGCCCGACGTCCGGCCGCTGTGGCTCGGGATGAAGTTCTGGGGCCAGGCCGCCACCATCCGGGCGGTGCCGTCGAACCGGCCGATGTGGAAGCTGGAGTCCACCCAGGACATCGTCGAGGCCCACCGGATCTGGTTCGAGGAGACGGGCAACGTGAAGCTGCCCGACGAGCTTCCGGCCGGTCACGTCGTGGTGATGGATGCCGGCGGCGGCAAGGAGGTCGGCTTCTGGGGCTCGGAGAACGGCATGGGCGCGGTCCAACGCGGTGCGGCCGGGATCGTCACCGACGGGTACTGCCGCGACACCGCCGAGATCACCGCCCAGCGCACCCCGATCTGTTCGAAGGCCCGCGGCCGGACGATCATCCCGGGCCGGATCAAGGTGGTGGAGACCCAGACCACCATCGCCTGCGGCGGTACCCAGGTGAGCCCCGGCGACATGGTCGGTTGTGACGACGACGGGGTCATCGTGGTCCCGGCCGACGTCGCCGAGGAGGTCGCCGTACATGCCCGGGCCATCCTGCTGGCCGACATGCGAGCGCGCCGCAAGCACTACGACGCGCTCGGCATGAAGCCGGACAGCTCGGTCGACTTCGACGCCGTCGAGCGGTACTACGCCGAGTTGTAG
- a CDS encoding carbohydrate ABC transporter permease: MSTAELVNHKPGRNYLLSAVAIVVSIVVFIIPFAFIVLTAVKDRQQAASLDFSWPHQLRIVQNFVEVVKARDYMLVIAFINSTILTVASVAGMVVLAAMAGFVLQRRRSRWNGFINFLVLSGLIIPPAVVPTIWVLQKFGLFKTMPGLILIEIAFGLSFCVLLFRAFVATIPRELDEAATIDGAGPLRLFFGVIFPLLRSVIVTVVVVQSVAVFNDFTNPLYFLPGDQNATVQLTLYNFQSQFSTQYNLLFMNILLITIPPLIMFLFFNRQIVAGMTSGAIKG, encoded by the coding sequence GTGAGCACCGCCGAGCTCGTCAACCACAAGCCGGGCCGCAACTACCTGCTCAGCGCGGTCGCGATCGTGGTGTCGATCGTCGTGTTCATCATCCCGTTCGCCTTCATCGTGCTGACCGCGGTGAAGGACCGCCAGCAGGCGGCCTCGCTGGACTTCTCCTGGCCGCACCAGTTGCGGATCGTGCAGAACTTCGTCGAGGTGGTCAAGGCACGGGACTACATGCTGGTGATCGCGTTCATCAACAGCACGATCCTGACCGTGGCCAGCGTCGCCGGCATGGTCGTGCTGGCGGCGATGGCCGGTTTCGTCCTGCAGCGCCGCAGGAGCCGGTGGAACGGCTTCATCAACTTCCTGGTGCTGTCCGGCCTGATCATCCCGCCGGCCGTGGTGCCGACGATCTGGGTGCTGCAGAAGTTCGGCCTGTTCAAGACGATGCCCGGACTGATCCTGATCGAGATCGCTTTCGGGCTGTCGTTCTGCGTGCTGCTGTTCCGGGCGTTCGTCGCGACCATTCCGCGGGAGCTGGACGAGGCGGCGACCATCGACGGGGCCGGCCCGTTGCGGCTGTTCTTCGGGGTGATCTTCCCGCTGCTGCGCTCGGTGATCGTGACGGTGGTCGTCGTCCAGTCGGTGGCCGTGTTCAACGACTTCACCAACCCGCTGTACTTCCTGCCCGGCGACCAGAACGCGACGGTCCAGCTGACCCTCTACAACTTCCAGAGTCAGTTCAGTACGCAGTACAACCTGCTGTTCATGAACATCCTGCTGATCACGATCCCGCCCCTGATCATGTTCCTCTTCTTCAACCGCCAGATCGTCGCCGGCATGACCTCGGGAGCGATCAAGGGCTGA
- a CDS encoding amidohydrolase family protein has translation MPVIDAHHHFWRVAAQEQPWRNDRHGSIARDYTPDDLRPELIAAGVDSTVLIQSVDEPAENDRLAAYAAEAPFVAAVVGWLPLSDPAAARAELERLDSPVLRGVRCLVGRDPLDWLTEPDSVALFKELATAGLSWDVVPVTAAQTAAVVALAHAVPELRIVVDHLGRPPIDSGGWEPWAGQLRQLSECPGIALKVSLGIDLLSAVPAWPSDLDRYLRWAVDCFGAQRLMLASNWPVVLLRADYQHAWNSLREVVERALDDPNELAAVLGGTAAHYYRINGKVS, from the coding sequence ATGCCGGTGATCGACGCACATCACCATTTCTGGCGGGTCGCCGCGCAGGAACAGCCCTGGCGGAACGACCGGCACGGCTCGATCGCGCGCGACTACACCCCCGACGACCTGCGGCCCGAACTGATCGCCGCCGGAGTGGACAGCACAGTGCTCATCCAATCGGTCGACGAACCGGCCGAGAACGACCGGCTGGCCGCCTACGCGGCCGAGGCGCCGTTCGTGGCGGCTGTGGTCGGCTGGCTGCCACTGTCGGATCCAGCGGCCGCCAGGGCCGAGCTCGAGCGGCTGGACAGTCCCGTACTGCGTGGTGTCCGCTGCCTGGTCGGGCGGGATCCGCTGGACTGGTTGACCGAGCCGGACTCGGTCGCCCTGTTCAAGGAACTCGCCACGGCCGGCCTGAGCTGGGACGTCGTACCGGTCACCGCGGCACAGACCGCCGCGGTCGTGGCGCTGGCGCACGCCGTACCGGAATTGCGGATCGTGGTCGACCATCTCGGCCGGCCGCCGATCGATTCAGGTGGCTGGGAGCCGTGGGCAGGACAGTTGCGGCAGTTGTCCGAATGCCCCGGGATCGCGCTGAAGGTGTCCCTCGGCATCGACCTGCTGTCCGCGGTGCCCGCCTGGCCGTCGGACCTGGATCGCTATCTGCGCTGGGCGGTCGACTGTTTCGGCGCACAGCGGTTGATGCTCGCCAGCAACTGGCCCGTCGTACTGCTGCGGGCCGACTACCAGCACGCGTGGAACAGCCTGCGCGAAGTCGTCGAGCGCGCGCTCGACGACCCGAACGAACTCGCGGCGGTCCTCGGAGGCACCGCCGCGCACTACTACCGGATCAATGGAAAGGTCTCTTGA
- a CDS encoding ABC transporter substrate-binding protein, which yields MTIRPPSTALALIGLLALTACSAGSLGSSDSGGDGKVSISYLIGNQDQDVKTAEQLVKDFSAKNPDITIKTETRPAGTEGDNIVKTRLSTGDMPDVFNYNTGSLFQAIAPQKNLVPLSDQGYIGDLDENFKKTVTADGQVYGVPVGGFMGGAVLYNIPIYTRLGLKPPATWAEFMANSAKIKAAGIPPVIQTYGETWTSQLFVLGDFHNVAAVEPDFADKYTKNQAKYATSPAALKGFEHTEAVHDAGYENKDFASAKLPDGLRMLAQGKGAQYPILSGVVANMVATYPDAAKNVGLFALPGDDASKNGLTVWTPGANYIPKTTTGAKLDAAKKFLAFIASPDGCKSQTAAGAPTGPYAVKGCDLPADVPQAIKDMQPYLDKQGASSLALEFVSPVKGPSLEQITVEVGSGIRKAKDGAARYDEDVKKQAQQLGLAGW from the coding sequence ATGACGATCCGCCCACCATCGACAGCTTTGGCCCTGATCGGCCTGCTCGCCCTCACGGCCTGCAGCGCCGGCAGCCTCGGATCCAGTGACAGCGGAGGCGACGGCAAGGTCAGCATCAGTTACCTGATCGGCAACCAGGACCAGGACGTCAAGACGGCCGAACAACTGGTCAAGGACTTCTCCGCGAAGAATCCCGACATCACCATCAAGACCGAGACCCGCCCGGCCGGCACCGAGGGCGACAACATCGTCAAGACCCGGCTGTCCACCGGCGACATGCCGGACGTGTTCAACTACAACACCGGGTCGCTGTTCCAGGCGATCGCCCCGCAGAAGAACCTGGTCCCGCTCAGCGACCAGGGCTACATCGGCGACCTGGACGAGAACTTCAAGAAGACCGTGACCGCCGACGGGCAGGTGTACGGCGTACCGGTCGGCGGCTTCATGGGCGGCGCGGTGCTCTACAACATCCCGATCTACACCCGGCTCGGGCTGAAGCCGCCGGCCACCTGGGCCGAGTTCATGGCCAACAGCGCGAAGATCAAGGCGGCCGGGATCCCGCCGGTGATCCAGACCTACGGCGAGACCTGGACCTCGCAGCTGTTCGTGCTCGGCGACTTCCACAACGTCGCGGCCGTCGAACCGGACTTCGCCGACAAGTACACGAAGAACCAGGCGAAGTACGCCACCTCACCGGCGGCGCTGAAGGGCTTCGAGCACACCGAGGCCGTGCACGACGCCGGCTACGAGAACAAGGACTTCGCCTCGGCGAAGCTGCCGGACGGTCTGCGGATGCTTGCCCAGGGCAAGGGTGCGCAGTACCCGATCCTGTCCGGTGTGGTCGCCAACATGGTCGCCACCTACCCCGACGCCGCCAAGAACGTCGGCCTGTTCGCGCTGCCTGGTGACGACGCGAGTAAGAACGGCCTGACCGTGTGGACGCCGGGCGCCAACTACATCCCGAAGACGACCACCGGCGCCAAACTTGACGCCGCGAAGAAGTTCCTCGCCTTCATCGCCAGCCCGGACGGCTGCAAGTCCCAGACCGCCGCGGGTGCGCCGACCGGCCCGTACGCCGTCAAGGGCTGCGACCTGCCGGCCGACGTACCGCAGGCGATCAAGGACATGCAGCCGTACCTTGACAAGCAGGGCGCGTCCAGCCTCGCGCTGGAGTTCGTGTCGCCGGTCAAGGGCCCGTCGCTGGAGCAGATCACCGTCGAGGTCGGCTCCGGTATCCGCAAGGCCAAGGACGGCGCCGCCCGGTACGACGAAGACGTGAAGAAGCAGGCCCAGCAGCTCGGGCTGGCGGGCTGGTGA
- a CDS encoding carbohydrate ABC transporter permease, translating to MTLTSIRTRAETPAATRASAAKVYTPYSGWFYLPSAIIYGVLFIVPTFASLYFSLTRWSLFESKFIGLENFKLFFSEPQLVKGFTNTLIFAVVTSGSKVVLGLLLAVLLTSQIVARGYLRSVVFFPVLVSTIGVGITFTVLMNPDHGLINGGLSALGIDGPGWLTDPKYALLSVAAVDIWKGVGLATLIYIAGIVSIPREYLEAARVDGASSWETFRRIVLPLSRPATVTVIILSLIGGLRSFELIWAMTRGGPGFTSDVIASVIYKQYQAGFYGLSTAGNVVLFIAVTAIVLPLSYFLNRKEVDL from the coding sequence GTGACGCTGACCTCGATCCGTACCCGTGCCGAGACGCCCGCGGCGACGCGGGCGTCCGCGGCCAAGGTCTACACGCCGTACTCGGGCTGGTTCTACCTGCCTTCGGCGATCATCTACGGCGTCCTGTTCATCGTCCCGACCTTCGCCTCGCTCTACTTCAGCCTGACCCGCTGGAGCCTGTTCGAATCGAAGTTCATCGGCCTGGAGAACTTCAAGCTGTTCTTCTCCGAGCCGCAACTGGTCAAGGGTTTCACCAACACGCTGATCTTCGCCGTCGTCACGTCGGGGTCCAAGGTCGTCCTCGGGTTGTTGCTGGCCGTGCTGCTCACCTCGCAGATCGTTGCCCGCGGCTACCTCCGGTCGGTGGTGTTCTTCCCGGTCCTGGTCTCCACGATCGGCGTCGGCATCACCTTCACCGTGCTGATGAATCCCGATCACGGTCTGATCAACGGGGGTTTGTCGGCGCTCGGCATCGACGGACCGGGCTGGCTGACGGATCCGAAGTACGCGTTGCTGTCGGTCGCGGCCGTCGACATCTGGAAGGGCGTCGGGCTGGCCACCTTGATCTACATCGCCGGCATCGTGTCGATCCCGCGCGAGTACCTGGAAGCCGCGCGGGTGGACGGCGCGAGCTCGTGGGAGACGTTCCGCCGGATCGTCCTGCCGCTGTCCAGGCCGGCCACCGTCACGGTCATCATCTTGTCGCTGATCGGTGGGCTGCGGTCCTTCGAGCTGATCTGGGCGATGACCCGTGGTGGCCCCGGGTTCACCTCCGATGTCATCGCGTCGGTGATCTACAAGCAGTACCAGGCCGGCTTCTACGGTCTGTCGACCGCCGGGAACGTGGTGCTGTTCATCGCTGTCACCGCGATCGTGCTGCCGCTGTCGTACTTCCTCAACCGCAAGGAGGTGGATCTGTGA